Proteins from one Gimesia maris genomic window:
- a CDS encoding DUF1559 family PulG-like putative transporter — MKTQITNTILKQRHGFSKIELLVVLFVIALLIALILPARERARGVAKKLSCLNNMRNIGLATINFSSGANSELPLLVDPNQQVSTEDDPNANAGYDDLTWCTTILPFLDNVGFRQRWDTTAKLAADPDTNTDAIKQLAGLNAIRFPVFSCPSDESATDQGALSYVVNVGYVTANYNKTGVGYNASTGVGHHPAGDGGLDGDPATTDDVPVKFASGVFWRPFTSRMSLDFISEGDGLAQTLMLSENLQAGNWSEQDTGSLGFGIDMQGVYPSGSTTLKLPTGFDLQNKTTSTDSRIGAHLNAKKGTAWRPSSNHPSGSVNVIFCDGSGKSFSPEIDPAIYARLLTPAGQRYEQAELEEGDF; from the coding sequence ATGAAGACACAAATAACGAACACAATTTTAAAACAGCGCCACGGCTTTTCGAAGATCGAACTGTTAGTAGTCCTGTTCGTCATCGCGCTCCTGATCGCGCTGATCTTACCGGCCCGTGAACGAGCGCGAGGAGTAGCCAAAAAGCTGTCTTGTCTGAACAACATGCGAAATATCGGTCTGGCAACGATCAATTTTTCCTCAGGGGCCAACTCTGAATTACCGCTGCTGGTGGATCCCAATCAGCAGGTTTCCACCGAGGATGATCCGAATGCCAATGCCGGTTATGATGACCTGACCTGGTGCACCACAATTCTGCCCTTCCTGGACAATGTCGGTTTTCGTCAGCGGTGGGATACGACTGCGAAGCTGGCAGCAGATCCCGATACGAATACAGACGCGATCAAACAACTGGCTGGATTGAACGCCATTCGCTTTCCCGTCTTCTCCTGCCCCAGTGACGAGTCTGCAACAGATCAGGGGGCACTCTCTTATGTTGTTAATGTTGGATATGTGACGGCCAACTATAACAAGACGGGGGTAGGTTATAACGCCTCCACCGGAGTCGGTCATCATCCGGCCGGCGATGGCGGTCTGGATGGAGATCCTGCGACGACGGACGACGTTCCGGTCAAGTTTGCCAGCGGCGTGTTCTGGCGACCGTTCACTTCCCGCATGTCTCTGGATTTCATTTCGGAAGGGGACGGACTGGCTCAGACGTTAATGCTGTCAGAAAACCTGCAGGCCGGAAACTGGTCCGAACAGGATACAGGCAGCCTGGGTTTCGGCATCGACATGCAGGGTGTCTATCCCAGCGGCAGCACGACGTTGAAACTTCCCACCGGATTCGATCTGCAGAATAAAACCACTTCAACCGATTCCCGCATCGGTGCTCACCTGAACGCGAAGAAGGGAACCGCGTGGCGCCCCAGTTCCAATCACCCCAGTGGCTCAGTGAACGTGATTTTCTGTGATGGGAGTGGTAAATCGTTTTCGCCCGAAATTGATCCAGCCATCTACGCCCGCCTGCTCACTCCCGCCGGTCAGCGATACGAACAGGCGGAACTGGAAGAGGGTGATTTCTGA
- a CDS encoding DUF1559 family PulG-like putative transporter — protein sequence MQTQRTRQTQLQRSGYSLLELVVTIVMIGIVVSLTLPALQRSRQSSKKLSCLNNMRNLGLAIVNYSSTDNSQLPLLVDTDRIWSTHGNAHNANRSWCIAILPYLDQVGFRERWDLTARVAAGPDSTVQSAAEKKLSQLKATRIPIFTCYDDDTAADPGALSYCANIGYVTSNFNTASDTSHYANSADGGFDADPSVDTDVPMKFASGVFWRPHTSRMSLDFISAADGMTQTLMLSENLQAGEWHATTTGEIGFGVDMAGILNGASLKLPANYDLRTATTDSRIGSQLRAEKGTAWRPSSNHPSGAVNVIYCDGSGRSLVPSMDPGVYARLFTPAGLRYGQDAVDGTSF from the coding sequence ATGCAGACCCAGAGAACCAGGCAGACACAACTGCAGCGCAGCGGGTATTCGCTGCTCGAGCTGGTGGTGACGATCGTAATGATAGGCATCGTGGTTTCACTGACCCTGCCCGCCCTCCAGCGTTCAAGACAATCGTCAAAAAAACTGTCCTGTCTCAACAACATGCGCAATCTCGGCCTGGCAATCGTCAACTATTCATCGACTGACAATAGCCAGCTGCCATTATTGGTGGATACAGATCGTATCTGGTCGACCCATGGAAATGCGCACAACGCGAACCGGTCCTGGTGTATTGCCATCCTCCCCTATCTGGATCAGGTCGGCTTCCGTGAACGCTGGGATTTAACAGCCCGTGTCGCGGCGGGCCCCGATTCTACTGTGCAATCTGCGGCGGAAAAAAAACTGTCGCAGTTAAAGGCGACCCGCATTCCCATTTTTACCTGTTACGATGATGATACTGCTGCCGATCCCGGTGCGCTCTCTTATTGTGCCAATATTGGTTATGTGACTTCAAATTTTAATACCGCGTCTGATACATCGCATTACGCGAACAGCGCCGATGGCGGCTTTGATGCGGATCCCTCTGTCGACACTGATGTCCCCATGAAATTTGCCTCGGGTGTCTTCTGGCGACCGCATACCTCTCGCATGTCGCTGGATTTCATTTCCGCCGCCGACGGCATGACACAGACGTTGATGCTGTCAGAAAATCTGCAGGCCGGCGAATGGCATGCGACGACGACAGGTGAGATCGGCTTTGGTGTGGACATGGCAGGCATCCTCAACGGTGCTTCGCTGAAACTGCCTGCCAACTATGATCTGCGAACGGCAACCACGGATTCACGCATCGGTTCCCAACTGAGAGCAGAGAAGGGGACCGCCTGGAGACCCAGTTCCAATCACCCCAGTGGTGCCGTAAATGTGATCTACTGTGATGGCAGTGGAAGATCGCTGGTACCATCCATGGATCCCGGCGTGTACGCGCGACTATTCACACCCGCGGGTTTACGCTATGGCCAGGATGCTGTAGATGGCACTTCTTTCTAG
- a CDS encoding DUF1559 family PulG-like putative transporter: MNICRTKQKLQKRKGFTLIELLVVITIIGILVSLTLPAIQSARAAARKLSCLNNMRNVGLAVVNFSSGANSQLPLLVDPNIETTDYATNPNTHWDDLSWCTTILPFLDSVGFRQRWDQTASAAAVSGADPSNLIALNRTRFPVFSCPDDQFSTDLGALSYVVNSGYVTGSYNADGDSNHGPGSDTALDGTAMSTAGLPVKFATGVFWRPSTSRMSLDFISAADGMTQTLMLTENLQAGEWACVDPAEEGLLYTGRLAFGVDMQGLNMSTGSLNLATASPAFNLLNSVTGNDSRIGSNLTAAKGTAWRPSSNHPSGAVNVIFCDGSGKSLTPQMDAGVYARLLTPAGLRYGQAVVDGTSF, translated from the coding sequence ATGAATATTTGTCGAACCAAACAAAAGCTGCAAAAGCGTAAAGGGTTTACGCTGATCGAACTGCTGGTGGTGATCACCATCATCGGCATCCTGGTGTCGCTGACCCTGCCGGCCATTCAAAGTGCCCGTGCTGCAGCGCGAAAACTGTCCTGTCTGAACAACATGCGAAACGTCGGACTGGCCGTCGTCAACTTCTCCTCCGGTGCCAACTCACAGTTGCCACTGCTGGTGGATCCAAACATTGAAACAACTGACTATGCAACAAATCCCAATACTCACTGGGATGACTTGTCTTGGTGTACCACTATTTTACCATTCCTTGATTCGGTCGGTTTTCGTCAGCGTTGGGATCAGACAGCCAGTGCTGCTGCAGTAAGTGGTGCAGATCCGAGTAATTTGATTGCTTTGAATAGAACCCGTTTTCCAGTCTTCAGTTGTCCTGATGACCAGTTTAGTACCGACTTAGGGGCACTCTCTTATGTTGTGAATAGTGGGTATGTAACCGGTAGTTATAACGCTGACGGGGACTCGAATCATGGTCCAGGCAGCGATACTGCACTGGATGGTACCGCAATGTCAACCGCTGGTCTCCCTGTCAAATTTGCTACAGGTGTTTTCTGGCGTCCCAGTACTTCAAGAATGTCGCTCGACTTCATCTCAGCTGCTGATGGAATGACACAGACTTTAATGTTGACTGAAAATCTGCAGGCGGGTGAATGGGCATGTGTGGACCCAGCAGAAGAAGGCCTCTTGTATACGGGTAGACTTGCATTCGGAGTTGATATGCAGGGATTAAACATGAGCACCGGCTCTTTGAACTTAGCAACTGCCAGTCCTGCGTTCAATCTGTTGAATAGTGTGACTGGCAATGATTCACGGATTGGTTCCAACCTGACCGCCGCCAAAGGAACTGCGTGGCGTCCCAGCTCGAACCACCCCAGTGGTGCTGTGAATGTGATCTTCTGCGATGGTAGTGGAAAATCACTGACACCACAGATGGATGCAGGCGTCTACGCTCGTCTGCTCACTCCCGCTGGACTGCGTTATGGTCAGGCTGTGGTTGACGGGACTTCCTTCTAA